A window from Puniceicoccaceae bacterium encodes these proteins:
- a CDS encoding S8 family serine peptidase — protein MKPNDLWVCLTLIAGCLQLHAESENSRIPVQRADDLPRITFRSELIPSERLEDSDAMLELAQDLKVKIESIFETYDIQDKTTLKGYWADLRNVAVLQGNFEQALQINQQIREMQEKPAERLTSGLSTDSLFRVLLAGHELGTAAFSEAYQKDYEASIRELPWEVVQDNIESSKGSMEMYSANLVRGLVKAQMDPGVAASGQLDLNAAAALVNLKFMLDFLMPVKNDIVRVLSDYIADHRVEKPNIWPERNVDLSGVSNLHEVIVAIWDSGVDVDIFEPLGQVWKNAAEIPGDGIDNDGNGWVDDVHGFAHDLKNKRTQGVLFDLPAAVQERYGDLIRMSKGLSDVQASIDSEEASEFKQYMSTLEPDAIEAFLLDLGYFGNFTHGTHVAGIAAEGNPGIRLLTARITFDHKVIPDVPTLEDGVRAARAMKEAVAYMKEAGVRVVNMSWGGTQAGIESAYEANGVGDDGEMRAQMARILYEISYDALVEAMASAPGILFIPAAGNSDEDVEFNKVIPSSIDLDNVLVVGAVDQAGEETSFTSYGKNVRVHANGFEVDSYLPGGHRQEFSGTSMSAPNVANLAAKLLALDPSLSPAQVISLITLGAETTEDGRRHLIHPRRTIELLALRNGLSIDGI, from the coding sequence ATGAAACCAAATGATTTATGGGTTTGCCTGACACTCATTGCGGGTTGCCTGCAACTTCATGCCGAATCGGAAAATTCCCGGATTCCGGTACAGCGTGCTGATGATCTGCCTCGCATTACTTTTCGCAGCGAGCTGATTCCCTCAGAACGACTTGAGGACTCCGACGCGATGTTGGAGTTGGCGCAGGATTTGAAGGTTAAAATCGAATCGATCTTCGAAACCTACGACATTCAAGACAAGACGACACTGAAAGGGTACTGGGCAGACCTTCGCAACGTGGCGGTGCTACAGGGGAATTTCGAGCAGGCACTGCAAATCAATCAGCAAATTCGGGAGATGCAGGAGAAGCCTGCAGAGCGGTTGACCAGTGGTTTGTCAACCGATTCATTGTTTCGGGTGCTGCTGGCGGGTCATGAGCTGGGCACAGCGGCGTTTTCTGAGGCCTATCAGAAGGATTATGAGGCTTCGATTCGGGAACTTCCATGGGAGGTGGTGCAGGATAACATCGAGTCGAGCAAGGGCAGTATGGAAATGTACAGTGCGAACCTCGTTCGCGGACTCGTGAAGGCGCAGATGGATCCGGGAGTAGCCGCGAGTGGTCAGCTGGATTTGAATGCAGCGGCGGCTCTGGTGAATTTAAAATTCATGTTGGATTTCCTGATGCCAGTGAAAAACGACATTGTGCGTGTACTGTCGGACTACATTGCGGATCACCGGGTTGAAAAGCCCAATATTTGGCCCGAACGCAATGTTGATCTGAGTGGAGTCTCAAATTTGCATGAGGTGATTGTGGCGATTTGGGACAGCGGAGTGGATGTGGATATCTTTGAACCACTTGGGCAGGTATGGAAGAATGCAGCTGAAATCCCGGGAGATGGTATTGATAATGACGGCAATGGATGGGTGGATGATGTCCATGGTTTTGCCCATGATCTCAAGAACAAGCGCACCCAGGGTGTGTTGTTTGACCTGCCTGCAGCGGTGCAGGAGCGCTATGGAGATCTGATTCGCATGTCAAAGGGACTCTCTGACGTTCAGGCATCAATCGACAGTGAAGAAGCGAGTGAATTCAAGCAGTACATGTCGACGCTGGAACCGGATGCGATTGAAGCCTTTCTGCTCGACCTTGGCTATTTTGGGAATTTCACACACGGAACACATGTTGCGGGCATTGCAGCAGAAGGAAATCCGGGGATTCGTCTGCTGACAGCACGCATCACCTTTGACCACAAAGTAATCCCCGATGTGCCCACGCTTGAGGATGGGGTGAGGGCGGCACGTGCGATGAAAGAAGCTGTTGCATACATGAAGGAAGCGGGAGTGCGTGTGGTGAACATGAGTTGGGGAGGAACCCAGGCAGGCATTGAATCCGCCTACGAGGCCAATGGGGTGGGCGACGATGGTGAGATGCGAGCGCAGATGGCGCGCATCCTCTATGAAATCTCCTATGATGCGCTGGTCGAAGCAATGGCTTCAGCACCTGGGATTCTGTTTATTCCCGCAGCGGGAAACAGCGACGAAGATGTTGAGTTCAACAAGGTGATTCCGTCGAGCATCGACTTGGATAATGTACTGGTGGTCGGAGCGGTGGACCAGGCTGGTGAGGAAACATCGTTCACCAGCTACGGGAAAAATGTGCGCGTTCATGCCAACGGATTTGAGGTGGACAGTTACCTTCCCGGAGGGCATCGACAGGAGTTTTCGGGAACATCCATGAGTGCACCCAACGTGGCGAATCTTGCGGCAAAGTTGCTGGCTTTGGATCCCTCACTGAGTCCTGCGCAAGTGATTTCCCTGATCACGCTTGGGGCTGAAACCACCGAGGACGGACGTCGTCACCTGATTCACCCCCGCAGGACGATCGAGTTGCTTGCGTTGCGAAACGGGCTTTCCATTGACGGGATTTGA
- a CDS encoding MFS transporter, which yields MARYTQKLSFGEKAGYSLGDAGANLVFQVLMAYQFFFFTKIMGITPAAAGTLFLVGRFFDAITDPMMGVLADRTKTRWGRFRPWLVWSVLPFAGIFWMTFTSPGFEPGMQTLYAYVMYFLLMLLYTINNVPYCALGGVMTGDVDERTSLNTYRFVATTAATFVVTGFTLPLVDKLGQGDDVKGWSMTMGIYALLMIGLFIVTFLSTRERVEPDPEQVNSVKQDIKDLFKNRPWVILFAATLSIFIMLVVRGGSLAFFMEYCVDQAAMFSFLQQFNLVMPLEGTSLTLGQKVLDTFGLLVQQDHSNVPSVTYAFINMVGTGTMLIGVMLSKPLSIRFGKKAVFITSLIATSLCTFWLMFIPADNSGMIFFQGLLWGACYGPSIPLLWSMIADTADYSEWQTGRRSTAFAFAGVVFALKFGLGVGGFVQGMLLSFYGYEGGSQISESAIRGFLHTSTAYPALFILFAVVIMIFYPITKEFNYRIANELAERRKHFKTGDEVTS from the coding sequence ATGGCACGCTACACCCAAAAACTATCCTTCGGCGAAAAAGCTGGCTACAGCCTCGGTGATGCCGGAGCCAATCTGGTCTTCCAGGTGCTCATGGCCTACCAGTTTTTCTTTTTCACCAAAATCATGGGCATCACGCCCGCAGCTGCTGGTACCCTCTTTCTGGTCGGACGCTTTTTTGATGCGATCACCGACCCCATGATGGGAGTGCTCGCTGATCGCACCAAGACGCGATGGGGACGCTTTCGCCCCTGGCTGGTCTGGTCCGTTCTTCCGTTTGCCGGCATTTTCTGGATGACGTTCACCTCTCCCGGATTCGAACCCGGCATGCAGACGCTCTATGCCTATGTCATGTATTTCCTTCTCATGTTGCTCTACACGATCAACAATGTGCCCTATTGTGCACTGGGTGGGGTAATGACCGGAGATGTGGACGAACGCACCAGTCTGAATACCTATCGCTTCGTAGCAACCACCGCTGCCACCTTCGTGGTAACGGGTTTCACGCTTCCGTTGGTCGACAAACTGGGTCAGGGTGACGATGTCAAGGGATGGTCCATGACGATGGGGATCTATGCCCTGCTGATGATAGGATTGTTCATTGTCACCTTCCTCTCCACCCGTGAGCGCGTGGAGCCAGACCCTGAGCAGGTCAACTCCGTCAAGCAGGACATCAAGGACCTCTTCAAAAACCGCCCCTGGGTCATTCTTTTTGCGGCCACCCTGAGCATTTTCATCATGCTGGTCGTGCGCGGTGGTTCGCTCGCTTTTTTCATGGAATACTGCGTCGACCAGGCTGCGATGTTCAGCTTCCTCCAGCAATTCAATCTGGTCATGCCGCTCGAGGGAACCTCTCTGACCCTGGGTCAAAAGGTCCTCGATACGTTTGGACTTCTTGTTCAGCAGGACCACAGCAATGTGCCATCCGTCACCTACGCCTTCATCAACATGGTTGGTACAGGCACCATGCTCATCGGCGTCATGCTCTCAAAACCGCTCTCCATCCGCTTTGGTAAAAAAGCGGTGTTCATCACAAGCTTGATCGCCACTTCGCTGTGCACGTTCTGGCTCATGTTCATCCCCGCTGACAACAGTGGCATGATCTTCTTCCAGGGCCTGCTTTGGGGTGCCTGCTACGGACCCTCTATTCCACTACTCTGGTCCATGATTGCCGATACCGCTGACTATTCGGAGTGGCAGACGGGACGTCGCTCAACCGCATTTGCCTTTGCCGGCGTAGTCTTCGCACTCAAATTTGGACTGGGCGTGGGTGGATTCGTTCAGGGCATGCTGCTGTCGTTCTACGGCTACGAAGGTGGTAGCCAGATTTCCGAATCCGCGATTCGTGGATTCCTCCACACATCAACCGCCTACCCAGCCCTGTTCATCCTCTTCGCCGTTGTGATCATGATCTTCTATCCCATCACCAAGGAGTTCAACTATCGCATTGCCAACGAGCTGGCTGAACGGAGAAAACATTTCAAGACCGGAGACGAAGTCACCAGTTGA
- a CDS encoding DUF4114 domain-containing protein translates to MSGFILTLSADPVIPTSVLYSDDPGAPRYETLRGILGDVFGDDDPNAGAFTETEAQYNLVSGSGPQEVTFTFLYDGGGYLFEFGFFHITDELLAMPTDTVEQKQAWAVEALSTAEVVIVDKDAASVPSGAIRAQPAANNPYSNESWEYSAQPTTANTATRILEGGSRLGFFIIPDNTLSNFLYDSQDGHFSQFAINGSYSENDGKNWPLFSFTDANPGLQAGNTGNVGNPLAGDIGTNPDQVLTFDGTAQEGWFGPGSEATPGTLVSFEDLWRRPNPSNSSWWKSSDNDFEDLVFYIGNVHGTPVPEPGTVAAGVLLTLSVGLHLWRRRRSVNLKS, encoded by the coding sequence GTGTCTGGATTTATCCTGACGCTGTCTGCGGACCCCGTGATTCCTACCAGTGTTCTTTACAGTGACGATCCGGGTGCCCCCCGCTATGAAACCCTTCGCGGGATCCTTGGCGATGTATTTGGGGACGACGACCCCAATGCAGGAGCGTTTACGGAAACGGAAGCCCAATACAACCTGGTTTCGGGGAGTGGCCCTCAGGAAGTGACCTTTACTTTTCTCTATGACGGGGGAGGGTATTTGTTTGAATTCGGATTTTTTCACATCACAGACGAGTTGCTGGCGATGCCGACGGATACGGTTGAACAAAAGCAGGCGTGGGCAGTTGAAGCGCTGTCCACTGCTGAAGTTGTGATCGTGGACAAGGATGCAGCTTCGGTTCCGAGTGGTGCAATTCGAGCGCAGCCTGCTGCCAACAACCCCTATTCGAATGAAAGCTGGGAGTACAGTGCACAGCCGACCACTGCGAATACAGCGACCCGGATTCTGGAGGGTGGGAGTCGGCTCGGATTTTTTATCATTCCCGACAATACCTTGTCCAATTTTCTCTATGACTCACAGGATGGGCACTTCAGTCAGTTTGCGATTAACGGAAGTTATTCGGAAAACGATGGAAAAAACTGGCCCCTGTTTTCATTCACCGATGCGAATCCGGGCCTGCAGGCAGGCAATACCGGGAATGTGGGGAATCCACTTGCCGGGGATATTGGAACCAACCCCGATCAAGTGCTGACGTTTGATGGGACGGCCCAGGAGGGCTGGTTTGGCCCGGGAAGTGAGGCAACTCCGGGCACATTGGTCAGTTTTGAAGATCTGTGGCGGCGTCCAAACCCGAGTAACAGTTCGTGGTGGAAAAGCTCAGACAATGACTTTGAAGACCTTGTGTTTTACATTGGAAACGTTCATGGAACACCGGTACCCGAACCTGGCACCGTGGCTGCGGGTGTGTTGTTGACGCTTTCAGTGGGATTGCACCTCTGGCGCCGTCGACGTTCGGTCAATCTGAAATCCTGA
- a CDS encoding glycosyl hydrolase family 8, protein MPFPAPHTLRTLRVRTIATRALIFVALHLHIHATQPPPTPDYFQQMLRVSEVEVEQKLEAAWQHFFEGDADTQRLYFEVGDDMAYIADIGNQDVRSEGMSYGMMIAVMMDRREAFNALWKWAKTYMYHREGGRAGYFAWHCDFDGNQLSEASASDGEEWFAMALYLAAGRWGNDKGIFDYQSQADQLLHDMLHKQSPDGYLKSIIHKDELQPVFVPHGKYAEFTDPSYHLPAFYTLWAQWAPTDREIWERCAAVSRAFFHKAAHPETGLMPDYAHFDGSPRIDDNHKDFRFDAWRTLSNVALDWAWFQADPWQVKQTDRVLSFLLQHFDHLPNQFALDGTPLSDESSPGLYAMAATGALATSDPELAQPFVQYLWDAPFPEGKWRYYDGLITFLGLLQVSGRFQVTPPQH, encoded by the coding sequence ATGCCCTTCCCTGCTCCACATACCCTGCGTACGCTGCGCGTGCGCACCATCGCCACACGCGCTCTGATTTTCGTTGCATTACACCTGCACATCCATGCGACCCAACCTCCTCCCACTCCAGACTACTTTCAACAAATGCTCCGCGTCAGCGAAGTTGAAGTAGAGCAAAAACTGGAGGCGGCATGGCAGCATTTTTTTGAGGGCGATGCCGACACCCAACGCCTCTATTTTGAAGTGGGTGACGACATGGCCTATATCGCTGACATTGGAAACCAGGATGTGCGCTCAGAAGGCATGTCGTATGGCATGATGATCGCGGTAATGATGGACCGTCGTGAGGCCTTCAACGCACTTTGGAAATGGGCAAAAACCTACATGTACCACCGAGAAGGTGGACGTGCGGGATACTTTGCCTGGCATTGTGATTTTGACGGAAATCAGCTCTCCGAAGCCTCCGCCTCGGATGGGGAGGAATGGTTTGCCATGGCGCTCTACCTGGCCGCAGGGCGATGGGGCAATGACAAGGGTATTTTCGACTATCAGTCACAGGCCGACCAGTTGCTGCACGACATGCTGCACAAACAGAGTCCCGACGGCTATCTGAAGAGCATCATTCACAAGGACGAACTCCAGCCGGTGTTCGTCCCCCATGGCAAATACGCAGAGTTCACCGACCCATCCTATCACCTTCCTGCATTCTACACGCTCTGGGCACAGTGGGCGCCAACAGATCGTGAAATATGGGAGCGGTGCGCAGCCGTCAGCCGTGCGTTTTTCCACAAAGCAGCACACCCTGAAACCGGACTCATGCCCGACTATGCCCATTTTGACGGTTCCCCGCGCATCGACGATAACCACAAGGATTTCCGCTTTGACGCCTGGCGCACCCTCTCCAACGTCGCCCTCGACTGGGCATGGTTTCAGGCCGATCCCTGGCAGGTGAAACAAACGGATCGGGTGCTCTCTTTCCTTCTGCAGCACTTCGACCATCTGCCCAACCAGTTTGCACTCGATGGAACCCCACTTTCCGATGAGTCATCTCCGGGTCTCTATGCCATGGCCGCTACAGGCGCACTTGCCACATCCGATCCAGAACTCGCTCAACCTTTCGTACAATACCTCTGGGATGCCCCCTTCCCCGAAGGCAAATGGCGCTACTACGACGGGTTGATCACATTTCTGGGTTTGCTACAGGTGAGCGGACGATTTCAAGTGACTCCTCCACAGCACTGA
- the ppdK gene encoding pyruvate, phosphate dikinase: protein MTACPESNTTPETKYIYAYGQTTDGNAKMKNLLGGKGANLAEMARIGLPVPPGFTITTEVCTYYYKNNLTYPASLDAELRKAVEVVEKQEGKKFGDASNPLLFSVRSGARESMPGMMDTILNLGMNDAAAEGLATKTGNARFSYDCYRRFIQMYGDVVMGVQPRHENEHEPFEVVLSDLKKELGVELDNDLSADNLKELISRYKKLILERVGQPFPEDPYEQLWGAVGAVFSSWNNERAKVYRAKYNIPVEWGTAVNVQTMVFGNTGNTSGTGVAFTRDPANGEKVFYGEYLINAQGEDVVAGIRTPKPIALLKDEMPASYDELEAVRQTLEQHFKDMQDFEFTIQEGKLYMLQTRNGKRTGLSAVRIAYEMVKEGLIDEKTAVLRIPAESISSLLVPIFDEKARKSTDVLATGLPAGPGAATGRISFTAGGCEYMAKHGDKAILCRVETTPEDLRGMIASEGILTSRGGVSSHAALVARQMGKVCVCGAHDVVIDYEKRTLTVGETVLKAGDFISIDGTTGEIFAGHVGTAPSEVNQVLSGQKTAEESYTFKMFATIMDWADKYRRLNIRTNADNPKQAENAIALGAEGIGLCRTEHMFFEGDRIDAMRQMILAYSTEERRRALDKLLPYQKEDFKGIYEAMKGLPVTIRLLDPPLHEFLPHEGGARHALSEKLGIPQETIAERVNALHEANPMLGHRGCRLGISYPEITEMQARAIFEAAAEVIKEGDEVNVEVMVPLIGFEAELKHQTSIIHRVADEVCNSMGVTINYMVGTMVEIPRAALNADKIANEAQFFSFGTNDLTQTTLGMSRDDSGSYLPIYKDMEIVTQNPFASIDVDGVGQLVDIAVQRGRSTRHDIKLGICGEHGGDPSSINFFHSVGLNYVSCSPPRVPVARLAAAQAALRNA, encoded by the coding sequence ATGACAGCTTGTCCTGAATCGAACACAACCCCCGAGACCAAATACATCTACGCATACGGTCAAACAACTGACGGAAATGCAAAGATGAAGAATCTTCTGGGTGGCAAGGGTGCCAACCTGGCGGAAATGGCTCGCATCGGCCTTCCGGTACCTCCGGGGTTTACCATCACCACCGAAGTCTGCACGTACTATTACAAGAATAACCTGACCTACCCTGCCAGTCTCGATGCCGAGCTTCGCAAGGCTGTCGAAGTCGTCGAAAAGCAGGAGGGAAAGAAGTTCGGCGATGCATCCAACCCACTCCTGTTCTCGGTTCGTTCCGGAGCACGTGAGTCGATGCCGGGCATGATGGACACCATTCTCAACCTCGGTATGAATGACGCCGCTGCCGAAGGTCTTGCTACCAAGACTGGCAACGCCCGTTTCTCCTACGACTGTTACCGTCGCTTCATTCAGATGTACGGTGATGTCGTCATGGGAGTGCAGCCCCGTCATGAGAACGAGCACGAACCGTTCGAAGTGGTGCTCTCCGACCTCAAAAAGGAACTGGGAGTAGAACTGGATAACGACCTGAGCGCCGACAACCTCAAGGAACTCATCTCACGCTACAAGAAACTGATTCTCGAGCGAGTGGGCCAACCTTTCCCTGAAGATCCTTACGAACAGCTCTGGGGTGCAGTGGGTGCGGTCTTCAGCTCCTGGAACAACGAACGCGCCAAGGTCTACCGTGCCAAGTACAACATCCCCGTCGAATGGGGAACGGCTGTCAACGTGCAGACCATGGTCTTTGGAAATACTGGAAACACCTCCGGTACCGGCGTGGCATTCACCCGCGACCCCGCCAACGGTGAGAAGGTCTTCTACGGCGAATACCTCATCAACGCTCAGGGCGAGGACGTAGTCGCAGGCATTCGCACTCCCAAACCCATTGCGCTTCTCAAGGATGAAATGCCTGCTTCCTACGATGAGCTGGAAGCCGTTCGCCAAACCTTGGAGCAACACTTCAAGGACATGCAGGACTTCGAGTTCACCATCCAGGAAGGCAAACTCTACATGCTTCAGACCCGTAACGGTAAGCGCACGGGTCTCTCCGCCGTTCGCATTGCCTATGAAATGGTGAAAGAAGGACTCATCGATGAAAAAACCGCAGTGCTTCGCATCCCGGCTGAGTCGATTTCCAGCTTGTTGGTTCCCATCTTCGACGAAAAGGCCCGCAAGTCCACAGATGTGCTTGCCACAGGACTTCCAGCAGGACCCGGTGCCGCAACTGGACGCATCTCCTTCACTGCCGGTGGCTGCGAGTACATGGCGAAACACGGAGACAAGGCCATCCTTTGCCGCGTTGAAACCACTCCCGAAGACCTGCGTGGCATGATTGCCAGTGAGGGCATTCTCACCTCTCGCGGAGGTGTCAGCTCCCACGCGGCGCTGGTTGCCCGCCAAATGGGTAAGGTCTGCGTCTGTGGTGCACACGATGTGGTCATCGACTACGAAAAGCGCACACTCACGGTCGGAGAAACCGTTCTCAAAGCAGGTGATTTCATCTCCATCGACGGCACCACTGGTGAAATCTTTGCCGGTCACGTCGGAACCGCTCCGAGTGAGGTCAATCAGGTGCTGTCCGGGCAGAAAACTGCCGAGGAGAGCTACACCTTCAAGATGTTCGCGACCATCATGGATTGGGCCGACAAATACCGTCGCCTGAACATTCGCACCAATGCCGACAATCCGAAGCAGGCCGAAAACGCCATCGCACTCGGTGCCGAGGGTATCGGTCTCTGTCGCACCGAACACATGTTCTTCGAAGGAGATCGCATTGATGCAATGCGCCAGATGATCCTGGCCTATTCCACCGAAGAGCGCCGGAGAGCACTCGACAAGTTGCTTCCCTATCAGAAGGAGGACTTCAAGGGCATCTACGAAGCGATGAAGGGCTTGCCCGTTACCATTCGTCTGCTCGATCCGCCGCTGCACGAATTCCTGCCTCACGAGGGTGGCGCACGCCATGCCCTTTCGGAAAAGCTTGGCATTCCCCAGGAGACCATTGCGGAACGCGTCAACGCACTGCACGAAGCCAATCCAATGCTCGGTCACCGTGGTTGTCGTCTCGGTATTTCCTACCCGGAAATTACCGAAATGCAGGCTCGTGCCATCTTTGAGGCTGCAGCCGAAGTGATAAAGGAAGGTGACGAGGTCAACGTCGAGGTCATGGTACCGCTCATCGGGTTTGAGGCCGAACTCAAACACCAGACGTCTATCATCCATCGCGTGGCAGACGAGGTCTGCAACTCCATGGGCGTAACGATCAACTACATGGTCGGAACCATGGTAGAAATTCCGCGCGCTGCCCTCAATGCTGATAAAATTGCCAATGAGGCGCAGTTCTTCAGCTTCGGAACCAATGACCTCACCCAGACCACACTGGGCATGAGCCGTGATGACTCGGGCAGTTATCTTCCGATCTACAAGGATATGGAAATTGTCACCCAGAACCCCTTCGCATCAATTGATGTCGATGGTGTCGGGCAGTTGGTGGACATCGCTGTTCAGCGGGGTCGCAGCACTCGCCACGACATCAAACTCGGGATCTGTGGAGAGCATGGAGGCGATCCGTCCTCCATCAATTTCTTCCACAGTGTGGGGCTGAACTACGTGAGTTGCTCACCACCGCGCGTACCCGTTGCCCGCCTTGCCGCTGCACAGGCAGCATTGCGCAACGCGTAA
- a CDS encoding phosphoribosyl-AMP cyclohydrolase, whose protein sequence is MNDKLEEGTELNLDFKKLRKIASGSEDVIPAVAQDVDTGEVLIIGYVNPLALQTAMKEKMATFWSTSRNELWIKGKTSGDYLELIETRVNCEQNSIVYRVRLKGKGSCHTKDANGVARHGCYYRRLREDMSLEFV, encoded by the coding sequence ATGAATGACAAACTAGAGGAAGGAACCGAACTCAATCTCGATTTTAAGAAACTGAGGAAAATCGCCTCCGGAAGCGAAGATGTGATCCCCGCCGTAGCACAGGATGTCGATACGGGTGAAGTTCTCATCATCGGCTACGTCAATCCACTGGCACTGCAAACCGCAATGAAGGAAAAAATGGCGACCTTCTGGAGCACCTCTCGCAACGAACTCTGGATCAAGGGTAAAACCTCCGGAGACTACCTGGAGTTGATCGAAACGCGTGTAAACTGCGAACAGAACTCCATCGTCTATCGCGTGCGCCTCAAGGGCAAGGGTTCGTGCCATACCAAAGATGCCAACGGCGTGGCACGCCATGGCTGCTACTACCGTCGCCTGCGCGAGGACATGAGCCTGGAATTTGTCTGA
- a CDS encoding HAD-IA family hydrolase, with translation MNLRIILFDFDGTIADTFSETVEIFNRFAAKYRYNRIEEHEIEKARHMNAWQLLNFVKIPKRKVPFLLRKGRSMLYRNLDRIAVFEGIHEILSWAEEHQIICGVVTSNSKKNVERFVSVHQLPNIHFVRSSSRLMGKPREFHRILKKRRIAKDEVIYIGDESRDVDAARESGIKVISVTWGYNSREALKAHRPDFIADHPEDLQRIVADLHQAPRQVSHSKAELHEKSTADKSATR, from the coding sequence ATGAATCTTCGCATCATCCTCTTTGATTTTGACGGCACGATTGCCGACACATTTTCCGAAACCGTTGAGATTTTCAACCGGTTCGCTGCGAAGTACCGTTACAACCGGATTGAGGAGCATGAGATTGAAAAAGCGCGGCACATGAACGCTTGGCAGCTGCTCAACTTTGTGAAGATTCCCAAGCGCAAGGTTCCTTTTCTCCTGCGAAAGGGGCGTTCCATGCTCTACCGCAATCTCGACCGCATCGCGGTATTTGAGGGTATTCATGAGATTCTCAGCTGGGCTGAAGAACACCAGATCATTTGTGGAGTGGTCACTTCCAACTCCAAAAAAAATGTCGAACGCTTTGTTTCCGTTCATCAATTGCCCAACATCCATTTTGTTCGCTCATCATCCCGCCTGATGGGTAAGCCGCGTGAGTTCCACCGCATCCTCAAAAAACGGCGCATTGCAAAGGATGAAGTGATCTACATCGGTGATGAGAGCCGTGATGTCGACGCCGCACGTGAATCGGGTATCAAAGTCATCTCTGTGACCTGGGGCTACAATTCACGCGAAGCACTGAAGGCGCACCGGCCCGATTTCATTGCCGATCATCCAGAAGATTTGCAACGCATTGTGGCAGACCTGCACCAGGCCCCGCGCCAGGTTTCCCATTCAAAAGCTGAGCTGCATGAAAAATCAACAGCTGACAAGTCAGCGACTCGCTAA
- the tatC gene encoding twin-arginine translocase subunit TatC produces the protein MFKSRRSEKNENAEMHFLDHLEEFRWVLIRSLLAFLIGCGVIVGFLPFVSGFLAQPLDTALERMGTSMGSLVTISPMGAFTVLLQVAFLGGLSLALPFVLYFVAGFLAPGLTKRERRVLLPGCVASLFLFLLGGAFAYYFILPLSIYVSLQFNQMLGYEIVWTATEYYNFVVWMILAVGGAFEFPLLLLLLQYVEIVSPERLRKIRSTVLVVIMVISAIITPSDPISMVILAAPLYLLYELSILLGSVFLKKKRIAEAKEREQWEQDLED, from the coding sequence ATGTTTAAATCCCGCAGATCTGAGAAAAACGAAAACGCTGAGATGCATTTTCTTGACCATCTCGAGGAGTTTCGCTGGGTGCTCATCCGGAGCTTGCTGGCATTTCTAATCGGGTGTGGGGTGATCGTAGGTTTTCTCCCTTTTGTTTCGGGATTTCTTGCCCAACCGCTGGATACTGCATTGGAACGCATGGGAACCAGCATGGGTAGCCTGGTGACGATCAGCCCGATGGGAGCGTTTACAGTGCTGCTGCAGGTCGCCTTTCTGGGAGGATTGTCTCTGGCTCTTCCGTTTGTCCTGTATTTTGTCGCGGGTTTTCTGGCACCGGGCCTCACCAAGCGCGAACGCCGGGTATTGTTGCCGGGCTGTGTTGCGAGTTTGTTCCTTTTCCTGTTGGGGGGAGCGTTTGCTTACTACTTCATTTTGCCATTATCGATTTATGTGTCCCTGCAGTTCAATCAGATGCTGGGCTATGAAATCGTATGGACCGCTACGGAATACTACAACTTTGTGGTCTGGATGATCCTGGCGGTGGGTGGAGCGTTCGAATTCCCATTGCTGCTTCTGCTCTTGCAGTATGTGGAGATCGTTTCACCCGAGCGGTTGCGCAAAATCCGGTCCACCGTGCTGGTGGTGATCATGGTGATCTCTGCGATCATCACGCCCAGTGACCCGATTTCAATGGTCATTCTGGCAGCACCGCTCTACCTGCTCTACGAACTGTCAATTCTGCTGGGTTCGGTCTTTCTGAAAAAGAAACGTATCGCCGAGGCGAAAGAACGGGAGCAGTGGGAGCAAGACCTTGAGGATTGA